A single genomic interval of Flavobacterium sp. N2820 harbors:
- a CDS encoding DUF1493 family protein, which yields MDKILEKEIIDFIETEYWKSNLQSNSDIFTLLKIDGDDCEELLSKYAEKYNVDMNNFLWYFHYQEEGSLTFNLGSLFFKNPHNRVKEIPITPKMLTEFAISKKWNVKYPEHKLPKYRFDMLINWIFLLLVIISIAIYL from the coding sequence ATGGATAAAATATTAGAAAAAGAAATAATTGATTTCATTGAAACAGAATATTGGAAATCCAATCTTCAGTCGAATTCTGATATTTTTACTTTATTGAAAATTGATGGTGATGATTGCGAAGAATTACTTTCTAAATACGCTGAAAAATATAATGTCGATATGAACAATTTTCTATGGTATTTTCATTATCAAGAAGAAGGAAGTTTAACATTCAATCTTGGAAGTTTGTTTTTTAAAAATCCACACAATAGAGTTAAAGAAATTCCAATTACACCAAAAATGTTAACTGAATTTGCTATTTCAAAAAAATGGAATGTCAAATATCCTGAACATAAACTCCCAAAATATCGCTTTGATATGCTAATCAATTGGATATTTTTATTACTTGTTATTATTAGTATAGCAATCTATTTATAA
- the polA gene encoding DNA polymerase I, with protein MSQKRLFLLDAYALIFRGYYAFIKNPRINSKGMDTSAIMGFMNSLMDVIKREKPDHLAVAFDKGGSDYRFEMYQEYKAHRDETPEAIKIAVPYIQELLRAMHIPIIEKAGFEADDLIGTLAKQAEKEGFQVFMVTPDKDFAQLVSENIFMYKPARMGNDIEIWGIPEVLAKFEIERPDQVIDFLGMMGDSADNIPGLPGVGEKTAKKFLAEYGTLENLLANTHQLKGAMKEKIEANKELGLLSKKLATILLDCPVTFDAEDYELSKPDVEKTDALFQELEFRQMKAQFDKLFGSGKEYDEIDANGNISEIPQPIKKAPAKKSNEDQFDLFGFSDESDEPTANHSYYATLENTTHFYQIIQGDLPVKLLLQNLLNQTSVCFDTETTGIDALNAELVGMSFSFEKGKGFYVPFPENQEEAQILIEKFRPFFENETIEKIGQNMKYDLKILSNYNMQVKGKLFDTMIAHYLINPDMRHNMDVLSETYLKYAPKSIESLIGKKGKNQLSMRDVPLEDIKEYATEDADITFQLKEHFQPILEKVGTKKLFDEIEIPLVPVLADMEKEGIRLDVEFLKSMSVDMQKEIDAFEQQIYETAGEKFNLASPKQLGDILFDKLKIGGAKQKKTKTGQYATGEEVLSYLANEHQIVRDILEWRQMVKLQSTYIDALPNQVDKKTGRVHTDYMQTVAATGRLSSNNPNLQNIPIRTERGRQIRKAFIARDENYTLLSADYSQIELRIIAALCGEENMIKAFQNHEDIHKSTAAKVFNVSLDEVTKEQRSHAKTVNFGIIYGVSAFGLSNQTNLSRKESAELIEAYYQTYPKLKSFMTSQVDFARENGYVETISGRRRYLKDINSANAIVRGGAERNAVNAPIQGSAADIIKIAMINIHKKLTAEHWKSKMLLQVHDELVFDVHNSELEKIQPMIKHEMENAFKIAVPLDVEIGLGKNWLEAH; from the coding sequence ATGTCACAAAAACGTCTTTTCCTTCTTGATGCCTACGCGCTTATTTTTCGTGGGTATTATGCTTTTATAAAAAATCCTCGTATCAATTCTAAAGGAATGGATACTTCCGCTATTATGGGATTCATGAATTCTTTAATGGATGTCATTAAACGCGAAAAACCAGATCATTTAGCGGTAGCTTTTGATAAAGGCGGAAGCGATTATCGTTTTGAAATGTACCAAGAATACAAAGCGCACCGTGACGAAACGCCAGAAGCGATTAAAATTGCGGTTCCGTACATTCAAGAATTATTACGCGCCATGCATATTCCAATTATTGAAAAAGCAGGTTTTGAAGCCGATGATTTAATTGGAACATTAGCCAAACAAGCCGAAAAAGAAGGCTTTCAAGTGTTTATGGTAACACCTGATAAGGATTTTGCACAATTGGTTTCGGAAAATATTTTTATGTATAAACCCGCCCGAATGGGGAACGATATTGAGATTTGGGGAATTCCTGAAGTCTTAGCAAAATTTGAAATCGAACGTCCTGATCAAGTAATTGATTTTTTAGGAATGATGGGTGATTCTGCCGATAATATTCCTGGATTACCGGGTGTGGGTGAAAAAACAGCTAAAAAATTCTTAGCAGAATACGGTACTTTAGAAAATTTATTAGCCAATACGCATCAGCTAAAAGGTGCGATGAAAGAAAAAATTGAAGCCAATAAAGAATTAGGCCTTTTATCCAAAAAACTAGCCACTATCCTACTCGATTGTCCCGTGACATTTGATGCCGAGGATTACGAATTATCAAAACCCGATGTGGAAAAAACTGATGCTTTGTTTCAAGAATTAGAATTCCGTCAAATGAAAGCGCAGTTTGATAAATTATTTGGTTCTGGGAAAGAATACGACGAAATTGATGCCAACGGAAATATTTCTGAAATTCCACAACCCATTAAAAAAGCGCCAGCTAAAAAATCAAACGAAGACCAATTTGATTTGTTCGGTTTTAGTGACGAATCGGACGAACCAACAGCGAATCATTCGTATTATGCAACGTTAGAAAATACAACGCATTTTTACCAAATTATTCAAGGTGATTTGCCTGTAAAATTATTATTACAGAATTTATTAAATCAAACTTCGGTTTGTTTTGATACTGAAACTACTGGAATTGATGCTTTAAATGCAGAATTAGTAGGAATGTCATTTTCTTTCGAAAAAGGAAAAGGATTTTATGTTCCGTTTCCAGAAAATCAGGAAGAAGCTCAAATTCTAATTGAAAAATTTAGACCGTTTTTCGAGAATGAAACCATCGAAAAAATCGGTCAGAACATGAAATACGACTTGAAAATTCTTTCGAATTACAACATGCAAGTCAAAGGAAAATTATTCGACACCATGATTGCGCATTATCTGATTAATCCTGATATGCGTCATAATATGGATGTGTTGTCGGAAACGTATTTAAAATATGCGCCAAAATCAATTGAATCTTTAATTGGTAAAAAAGGAAAAAATCAATTGTCAATGCGCGATGTTCCTTTGGAAGATATAAAAGAATATGCGACTGAAGATGCCGATATTACCTTCCAATTAAAAGAACATTTCCAACCGATTTTAGAAAAGGTAGGCACGAAAAAATTGTTTGACGAAATCGAAATTCCGTTGGTTCCTGTTTTAGCTGATATGGAAAAAGAAGGCATTCGCTTAGATGTTGAGTTTCTAAAAAGTATGTCGGTAGACATGCAAAAAGAAATCGATGCGTTTGAACAACAAATTTATGAAACCGCTGGTGAGAAATTCAATTTGGCATCTCCGAAACAATTGGGCGATATTTTATTCGACAAACTAAAAATTGGTGGTGCAAAACAAAAGAAAACCAAAACGGGTCAATACGCTACAGGTGAAGAAGTGTTGAGTTATTTAGCTAACGAACATCAAATTGTGCGCGATATTTTAGAATGGCGTCAAATGGTGAAATTACAAAGTACATATATTGATGCTTTACCAAATCAAGTTGACAAAAAAACGGGGAGAGTTCATACCGATTATATGCAAACGGTTGCTGCTACAGGTCGTTTGAGTTCGAATAATCCAAATTTACAAAATATTCCAATTCGTACCGAAAGAGGAAGACAAATTAGAAAAGCATTCATTGCACGCGATGAAAATTACACGCTACTTTCTGCCGATTATTCTCAAATTGAATTGCGTATTATTGCGGCTTTGTGTGGTGAAGAAAACATGATTAAAGCGTTTCAAAATCACGAAGATATTCACAAAAGTACAGCTGCAAAGGTATTCAATGTGTCTTTAGACGAAGTAACAAAAGAGCAAAGAAGTCACGCCAAAACCGTAAACTTCGGAATTATTTATGGGGTTTCGGCTTTTGGATTGAGCAACCAAACCAACTTATCTCGAAAAGAAAGCGCGGAATTGATTGAAGCGTATTATCAAACGTATCCAAAATTAAAATCGTTTATGACTTCGCAAGTAGATTTTGCCAGAGAAAACGGTTATGTCGAAACCATTTCAGGAAGAAGACGTTATTTAAAAGACATCAATTCAGCCAATGCGATTGTTCGTGGTGGTGCGGAACGAAATGCAGTGAATGCGCCAATACAAGGTTCGGCTGCAGATATCATTAAAATTGCTATGATCAACATTCATAAAAAACTAACGGCTGAACATTGGAAATCAAAAATGCTATTACAAGTACATGACGAATTGGTATTTGACGTGCACAACTCCGAATTAGAAAAAATTCAACCAATGATCAAACACGAAATGGAAAACGCTTTCAAAATAGCAGTTCCGTTAGATGTGGAAATTGGATTGGGTAAGAACTGGCTGGAAGCGCATTAG
- the rpsB gene encoding 30S ribosomal protein S2: MANKIDVKELLEAGVHFGHMTRKWDPNMAPYIYMERNGIHIINLYKTAAKIEEANEALKKIAASGRKVLFVATKKQAKDIVAEKAAACNMPYITERWPGGMLTNFVTIRKAVKKMASIDRMKKDGTFMTLSKKERLQVDRLRAKLEKNLGSIADMSRLPAALFVVDVKAEHIAIKEAQKLNIPVFAMVDTNSDPRPIDFVIPANDDASKSIDKILSLVSAALVEGLSDRKVEKDELPAKEVEATEAPATETEA, translated from the coding sequence ATGGCAAACAAAATTGACGTTAAAGAGTTATTAGAAGCAGGTGTACATTTCGGACACATGACTCGTAAATGGGATCCAAACATGGCTCCTTACATTTATATGGAGCGTAATGGTATTCATATCATTAACTTATATAAAACTGCAGCTAAAATTGAAGAGGCTAATGAAGCTTTGAAAAAAATTGCTGCATCTGGTAGAAAAGTATTATTCGTTGCTACCAAAAAACAAGCGAAAGATATCGTTGCTGAAAAAGCAGCAGCTTGTAACATGCCTTACATCACTGAAAGATGGCCTGGTGGTATGTTAACAAACTTCGTAACTATCCGTAAAGCTGTTAAAAAAATGGCTTCTATTGATAGAATGAAGAAAGACGGTACTTTCATGACTTTATCTAAAAAAGAAAGATTGCAAGTAGATCGTTTACGTGCAAAATTAGAGAAAAACTTAGGTTCTATTGCTGATATGTCTAGACTTCCAGCAGCTCTTTTTGTAGTAGACGTTAAAGCTGAGCATATCGCGATCAAAGAAGCTCAAAAATTAAACATTCCAGTTTTCGCAATGGTTGATACGAATTCGGATCCACGTCCAATTGATTTCGTTATCCCTGCAAATGACGATGCTTCTAAATCAATCGATAAAATTTTATCTTTAGTATCTGCTGCATTAGTAGAAGGTCTTTCTGATAGAAAAGTTGAAAAAGATGAATTACCAGCTAAAGAAGTAGAAGCTACTGAAGCTCCTGCTACTGAAACTGAAGCATAA
- the rpsI gene encoding 30S ribosomal protein S9: protein MGVIHKIGRRKCAVARVYVSEGTGKITVNKREFSNYFPTATLQYKVMQPMSMTENATNFDVKVNVYGGGATGQAEAVRMAIARAMCEVEAENRAILKPEGLLTRDPRMVERKKFGQKKARKRFQFSKR, encoded by the coding sequence ATGGGAGTTATTCACAAAATCGGTAGAAGAAAATGCGCTGTTGCACGTGTTTATGTTTCAGAAGGAACAGGAAAAATCACTGTAAACAAAAGAGAATTTAGTAACTACTTCCCTACTGCTACTTTACAGTACAAAGTTATGCAACCAATGTCTATGACAGAAAATGCAACTAACTTTGACGTTAAAGTAAACGTTTATGGAGGTGGAGCTACAGGACAAGCAGAAGCTGTAAGAATGGCTATTGCTAGAGCAATGTGTGAAGTTGAGGCTGAAAACAGAGCTATCCTTAAACCAGAAGGATTACTAACAAGAGATCCAAGAATGGTAGAACGTAAAAAATTCGGTCAGAAAAAAGCACGTAAGAGATTCCAATTCTCAAAACGTTAA
- a CDS encoding LacI family DNA-binding transcriptional regulator, translating to MKAKATLKQIAKEFEVSISTVSKALSDSPEISEATKIKIQEYAKLQNYKPNSIAKNLKNQRTNTIGVIIPNILNPFFAKVFSGIEKTALEKGFNVITGISNESYNKEMQVMDMLNNGTIDGFIVAVAEETQSLKEHQHFKDIINSGTPIVMFDRVAENIVCDKVIVDDFESSYEATQHLIKLGSKKIALLSTIGNLSVGQLRFNGYKKALEENHTTVNHNLLIIENDIELFDSKLANLFQKEKVDAVFALDEHASTMAMKLAIKKGIRIPEELNIIGFADGVWSRRLTPSLSTVSQHAPEIGAKAAELLINKLTTKDEFYQHQTVVIKTELRQRESTRKL from the coding sequence ATGAAAGCAAAAGCAACCTTAAAACAAATAGCAAAGGAATTTGAAGTGTCAATTTCTACAGTTTCAAAAGCGTTGAGTGATAGTCCAGAAATTAGTGAAGCAACTAAAATTAAAATTCAGGAATATGCAAAATTGCAGAATTATAAGCCAAACAGTATTGCAAAAAATTTAAAAAATCAACGAACCAATACTATAGGTGTAATTATTCCAAATATTTTGAATCCTTTTTTTGCAAAAGTTTTTAGTGGAATTGAAAAAACAGCTTTAGAAAAAGGGTTCAATGTAATTACAGGTATTTCAAATGAATCTTACAATAAAGAAATGCAAGTAATGGATATGTTAAATAATGGAACAATTGATGGTTTTATTGTGGCTGTTGCTGAAGAAACCCAATCGTTAAAAGAACACCAACATTTTAAAGACATTATCAATAGCGGCACCCCAATTGTAATGTTTGATAGAGTTGCAGAGAATATTGTTTGTGATAAAGTAATTGTAGATGATTTTGAATCTTCGTATGAGGCAACACAACACTTAATCAAATTGGGAAGTAAAAAAATTGCGTTACTTTCTACAATTGGTAATTTAAGCGTTGGTCAATTAAGATTTAACGGTTACAAAAAAGCATTAGAAGAAAATCACACAACGGTCAATCATAATCTGTTAATTATTGAAAACGATATTGAATTGTTTGACTCAAAACTAGCAAACTTATTTCAAAAAGAAAAAGTTGATGCAGTATTTGCATTGGACGAACATGCTTCTACAATGGCAATGAAGTTAGCCATCAAAAAAGGGATCAGAATACCAGAGGAATTAAATATTATTGGTTTTGCTGATGGTGTTTGGTCGCGAAGATTAACACCAAGTTTATCAACGGTAAGTCAACATGCACCAGAAATAGGAGCCAAAGCTGCCGAATTACTAATCAACAAACTAACCACTAAAGACGAATTTTATCAACATCAAACAGTTGTTATAAAAACCGAGTTGAGACAGAGAGAGTCTACAAGGAAGTTGTAG
- the rplM gene encoding 50S ribosomal protein L13, which yields MDALSYKTVSANKATVEKQWIVVDAEGHNLGRLSTKVAMLLRGKYKPSYSPHVDCGDNVIVINAEKINLTGNKLDDKTYIRHTGYPGGQRTLTAKVMQQKNPALLVEKAVKGMLPKNKLGAQLFRNLNVNVGSEHKHAAQQPKTVNLNDLK from the coding sequence ATGGACGCATTAAGCTACAAAACGGTTTCTGCTAACAAAGCTACAGTTGAAAAACAGTGGATTGTTGTAGATGCTGAAGGTCATAACTTAGGTCGTTTATCAACAAAAGTAGCAATGCTTTTGAGAGGTAAATACAAGCCAAGTTATTCACCGCACGTTGACTGTGGAGATAACGTAATTGTTATCAACGCAGAAAAAATCAACCTTACTGGTAACAAGTTAGATGACAAAACGTACATCAGACACACAGGTTACCCAGGAGGACAAAGAACTCTAACTGCTAAAGTAATGCAACAAAAAAACCCTGCATTATTAGTAGAAAAAGCTGTAAAAGGGATGTTACCTAAAAACAAATTAGGAGCACAACTTTTCAGAAATTTAAATGTAAATGTTGGTTCTGAGCACAAACATGCAGCTCAACAACCAAAAACAGTTAACCTAAACGATCTTAAGTAA
- a CDS encoding SdpI family protein: protein MEKFKKEIPFLAIALIPFVYLIYIWNRLPEKVPMHWNGAGEIDRYGDKKELVAVLCMLVGITYFVFLIIPYVDPKQKLQNMGNKLNNLRMILTLFMSGLAVFILYSVQQKSSNPGFVFAIIGLLFAFLGNYFKTIKPNYFIGIKTPWTLENEEVWKKTHIMGGKLWFVGGLLMALTFLLPNEMQLYNFLGITAVISIVPIVYSYLEFKKIKNQ from the coding sequence ATGGAGAAGTTTAAAAAAGAAATTCCGTTTTTAGCAATTGCTTTAATTCCTTTTGTTTATCTAATTTACATTTGGAATCGTTTACCAGAAAAAGTACCTATGCATTGGAATGGCGCTGGAGAAATTGATCGTTATGGCGATAAAAAAGAGCTAGTTGCCGTCTTATGTATGTTGGTTGGAATAACCTATTTTGTTTTTCTAATTATTCCTTATGTTGATCCAAAGCAAAAATTACAAAATATGGGCAACAAACTAAATAACCTGCGAATGATTCTAACCTTATTCATGTCGGGATTAGCGGTTTTTATTTTGTACAGTGTGCAACAAAAAAGCAGTAATCCAGGATTTGTGTTTGCAATTATTGGCTTGCTTTTTGCATTCTTAGGTAATTATTTCAAAACTATAAAACCAAATTATTTTATTGGCATCAAAACACCTTGGACATTAGAAAATGAAGAAGTATGGAAAAAAACACATATAATGGGCGGAAAATTATGGTTCGTTGGTGGGCTTTTAATGGCGTTGACATTTTTGTTACCAAACGAAATGCAATTATATAATTTTTTAGGAATTACTGCCGTTATTAGTATTGTTCCCATTGTATATTCGTATTTGGAATTCAAAAAAATCAAAAATCAGTAA
- a CDS encoding autorepressor SdpR family transcription factor, giving the protein MNAIFKALNDETRRDILELLRKQEMTAGDIADQFHISKPSISHHLDILKRADLVTSEKKGQFVVYSLNTTIVDDILKWIITLKK; this is encoded by the coding sequence ATGAACGCAATTTTCAAAGCCTTAAACGACGAAACCAGAAGAGATATTCTGGAATTGCTGCGTAAACAGGAAATGACAGCTGGCGATATTGCGGACCAATTTCATATTTCAAAACCTAGTATTTCGCATCATTTGGATATTTTAAAACGTGCCGATTTAGTTACTAGCGAAAAAAAAGGACAATTTGTAGTCTATTCATTAAACACTACCATTGTTGATGATATTTTAAAATGGATTATTACACTAAAAAAATAA
- a CDS encoding serine hydrolase domain-containing protein, producing the protein MKKLVLFVFAFSSFTFAQDKFTKIDSLLNYLYENNKFMGSLTIREGENVVFNKAYGLTDVEKEIKADRLTRYKIGSISKTFTAVMIMQLIEEKKIGLQTKLARFYPKMANAEKISIYDLLHHRTGIVDFVNQDTTFHKVIDKKHSKEAILNVITAYEPVFEPGSKYEYSNSNYFILGCIIEKLTKKSYAENLQIRIVKKAELGTFENKTEMTDKGAVLNNVFIPTTYYKEEATNTANKESYSYYFNGTNWVKSLENHNSIPFSSGGITSTTADLTKFIYALFNGKLIKQTSLDQMKEIKEGYGKALIQFPFGERRFYGHGGRIENFNSMLGYYPAEKLSFSLITNGDNYIQNDITIGILSIYYKMPFPFPQFMKMDATELAKFTGTYISKDLPIKITISEKNGELFAQATGQSAFPLTFREEKTFVFAAAGIEMVFEDNSFVLNQGGMKFNFTKE; encoded by the coding sequence ATGAAAAAATTAGTCCTTTTTGTATTTGCTTTTTCGAGTTTCACTTTTGCTCAAGATAAATTCACTAAAATTGATAGTTTGCTAAACTATTTGTACGAAAACAATAAATTCATGGGTTCGTTAACCATTCGTGAAGGTGAAAATGTAGTTTTCAATAAAGCATATGGTCTTACTGATGTAGAAAAAGAGATCAAAGCCGATCGATTAACACGTTATAAAATAGGTTCGATATCCAAAACGTTCACCGCCGTAATGATCATGCAATTGATTGAAGAAAAAAAAATAGGGCTACAAACTAAATTAGCTCGTTTTTATCCGAAGATGGCTAATGCGGAAAAAATATCAATTTATGATTTATTACACCACAGAACGGGTATTGTAGATTTTGTTAATCAAGATACTACTTTTCATAAAGTAATAGACAAAAAACACTCAAAAGAAGCTATTTTAAATGTAATCACAGCTTACGAACCTGTTTTTGAACCCGGAAGTAAATACGAATATAGCAATTCAAATTATTTCATTCTAGGTTGCATAATTGAAAAGTTGACTAAAAAATCATACGCGGAAAATTTACAAATTCGCATCGTAAAAAAGGCTGAATTAGGAACATTTGAAAACAAAACCGAAATGACTGACAAAGGAGCGGTACTGAACAACGTTTTTATTCCAACAACATATTATAAAGAAGAAGCTACAAACACTGCAAATAAAGAAAGTTATTCCTATTATTTTAATGGAACAAATTGGGTAAAATCGTTAGAAAATCACAATTCTATTCCTTTTTCTTCTGGCGGAATTACTTCTACAACAGCAGATTTAACTAAATTTATTTATGCGCTTTTCAATGGAAAATTAATAAAACAAACTTCTTTAGACCAAATGAAAGAAATCAAAGAAGGGTATGGAAAAGCGTTAATTCAATTTCCTTTTGGAGAACGAAGATTTTATGGTCATGGTGGAAGAATCGAGAATTTTAATTCAATGTTAGGTTATTATCCTGCTGAAAAATTGAGTTTTTCATTAATAACAAATGGCGATAATTATATTCAAAATGACATTACTATAGGCATATTAAGCATTTATTACAAAATGCCTTTCCCGTTTCCACAATTTATGAAAATGGATGCGACTGAATTGGCAAAATTCACTGGAACTTACATTTCAAAAGACTTACCAATTAAAATTACAATTTCTGAAAAAAATGGCGAATTATTTGCTCAAGCCACAGGACAAAGTGCGTTTCCGCTAACCTTTAGAGAAGAAAAGACGTTTGTTTTTGCAGCAGCCGGAATTGAAATGGTATTTGAAGACAACTCCTTTGTATTAAATCAGGGCGGAATGAAGTTTAATTTCACGAAAGAATAA